Genomic segment of Malus domestica chromosome 15, GDT2T_hap1:
TGCCGTAACAACCGAAAGCTTCTTGGCCGTGTGAGAGCATTTGACAGGCATTGCAACATGGTTCTGGAAAATGTCAGGGAGATGTGGACTGAGGTATTTTCGGTTGGTTCTTTTGCGTTTTGATTTCATTGGGATACAGCTTGTGGTTGTTGATCATCGATCATCAATGCTATGTTACTTAtcgctaattttttttaattgtttatttgtCTATGTAGGTGCCGAGGACTGGAAAAGGCAAGAAAAAGGCCCAGCCGGTTAACAAAGACAGGTTCATCAGCAAGATGTTTCTCCGTGGGGACTCTGTTATCATCGTTCTTAGGAATCCGAAGTGAGGTGTGAACTTAGCACACAATTCTAATGACTTGTAGATGTAGTCTGCTGAAAATTGTAGAAGTACTATCGTCAGGAGTTTGAATTGCTCTTCTTAGAGCAACTTTCCAGTGCTGTATAACTTCGTTTCGATCTGTGTGTGAATTTCAATTGACAGGTACTAAATGCACTCTTTAGAGTAACATCCGGTGTCTTACAGTTCGTGATCAAATTCTTAACTCTGTTCGAATCTTTGTTAATTTCAATTGACAGGTGTTTGGACTTCATAATAGTAACATCTTGAATTACTATGTGCAAGCCGAGATCCCTTTGTAGCCTGGCGGCTTTCCCCGGAGGGGTAAAAATGTCCGGCGGCTGTTTTGCGTGTTTCGTTATATGAATTTGCATTGATATTTAATTTTCTCGTAGTATAATTGTGATCCCGTCGATCGAACAGCTACAGCTCCGTCGATCAAACATCTTTTCCGTTGTTGTGAACTCATCCGACTGCATTGGGTTTCCGGACTGGAAATTTCTTCGTTGTGGTATGGGTCCTTGTGTTCGAGTCTTGACCGCGCTGATAGGCAGTTAACTTGTCCAAATGATAAACCTCCCCTAAACagctctatttatttatttatttaattaatgattttatttt
This window contains:
- the LOC103401225 gene encoding uncharacterized protein, with translation MSRPMEEDGAKNEEEEFNTGPLSVLMMSVKNNTQVLINCRNNRKLLGRVRAFDRHCNMVLENVREMWTEVPRTGKGKKKAQPVNKDRFISKMFLRGDSVIIVLRNPK